A stretch of Bos indicus x Bos taurus breed Angus x Brahman F1 hybrid chromosome 17, Bos_hybrid_MaternalHap_v2.0, whole genome shotgun sequence DNA encodes these proteins:
- the LOC113907444 gene encoding disintegrin and metalloproteinase domain-containing protein 1a-like, whose product MSVAASVRDSASVLPSLWKRQLAMSEAIRVLQTWAPHMKGLRLALVPGLSCARLGILLFLVLISLPSLYCDLGSPYHSSYEVVIPKSLTVEGREDQVEKLSYVLFMQGQRQLIHLTLKTDYFVDNFPVFSYHDGILGQEMPLISRDCHYEGYIEGVPGSFVSVNTCSGLRGLLIKEGKSYGLEPVHSSKRFEHLLYAMAHEARVSCGVTSKDSQVASTSRRPESGKPHSWQVPSDLWSHTKYVEMFVVVNNQRFQMWGSDVNQTVQRVMDIIALANSFTRGINTEVVLAGMEIWTEGDLTEVPVDLQVALRNFNSWRQEKLFHRVKHDVAHMIVGQHPREDTGQAFLSGACSSDFAAAVESFHHEDVLLFAALMVHELGHNLGIRHDHPACICKDRPFCLMRENITKESGFSNCSSDFFHRFLWEHKGACLFNKPGHKGRLRRASRCGDGIVEGPEQCDCGSNCERHPCCDTRCQLREHAECSDGLCCDKCRLRYQGFMCRAALGECDLPEYCNGSSGECPRDSYKLDGTMCDRIHYCAGGRCKNPDNQCMDIYGSPARSAPEMCYVSMNTRGDRFGNCGTTSSPRLTYLKCADDNIFCGKLICTNVREIPQLKPNHTLIQVAHKDDWCWSMDAYGTADVPDDGDAHTGTLCAPHKVCMNHLCTDYTSLGYNCETTELCNGKGVCNNFRHCHCEDGYAPPDCKTPGNGGSVDSGSSGKPRDSIDNNPSEEESKSHDSEVVNFHRNSENKDESQSLDKILYIVPLFLLAIFLALVIAASFRARKDMSQCSQEDLEESEEEAVQIEEAVR is encoded by the coding sequence ATGTCAGTGGCAGCATCTGTGAGAGACTCTGCCTCTGTACTGCCTTCTCTATGGAAAAGGCAACTGGCTATGTCTGAGGCTATCAGAGTGCTTCAAACTTGGGCTCCTCACATGAAGGGCTTGAGGCTGGCCCTGGTGCCAGGACTTTCATGTGCCAGGTTGGGGATCCTGTTGTTCTTGGTACTGATTTCTCTGCCAAGCCTGTACTGTGACCTGGGCTCACCATATCACTCTTCCTATGAAGTAGTCATTCCCAAGAGTCTGAcagtggaaggaagggaagacCAAGTGGAAAAGCTCTCCTATGTGCTATTTATGCAGGGCCAGAGGCAGCTGATTCACCTGACGCTGAAGACAGACTACTTTGTGGATAACTTCCCGGTCTTCAGCTACCACGATGGCATCCTGGGGCAAGAAATGCCTCTCATCTCGCGGGACTGTCACTACGAAGGCTACATAGAAGGAGTCCCAGGTTCTTTTGTTTCTGTCAACACCTGTTCAGGCCTCAGGGGCCTCCTGATTAAGGAGGGAAAATCCTATGGCCTTGAGCCCGTGCACTCTTCCAAACGGTTTGAACACCTGTTGTACGCCATGGCCCACGAAGCTCGAGTCTCCTGTGGCGTCACGTCCAAAGACAGCCAAGTGGCATCCACCAGCCGGCGACCAGAGAGCGGCAAGCCTCACAGCTGGCAGGTGCCATCCGACTTGTGGTCACATACCAAGTACGTGGAGATGTTTGTCGTGGTCAACAACCAGCGGTTCCAAATGTGGGGCAGTGACGTCAATCAGACAGTCCAGAGAGTAATGGACATCATCGCTCTGGCCAACAGCTTCACAAGGGGAATAAACACAGAGGTGGTGCTGGCTGGAATGGAGATTTGGACGGAGGGGGACCTCACAGAGGTCCCCGTGGACCTGCAAGTTGCACTCAGGAATTTCAACAGCTGGAGACAAGAGAAGCTCTTCCATCGTGTGAAGCATGATGTTGCCCACATGATCGTGGGACAGCATCCTAGAGAGGATACGGGGCAGGCATTTCTCAGTGGTGCCTGCTCCAGTGATTTTGCGGCAGCCGTGGAATCCTTCCACCACGAGGATGTCCTCCTGTTTGCAGCGCTCATGGTCCATGAGCTCGGACACAACTTGGGTATTCGGCACGACCATCCGGCCTGCATCTGTAAAGAccggcccttctgcctcatgCGTGAAAACATCACTAAAGAAAGTGGCTTCAGCAACTGCAGCTCTGACTTCTTCCACCGGTTCCTCTGGGAACACAAGGGGGCCTGCCTGTTCAACAAGCCTGGGCACAAAGGCCGCTTACGGAGGGCTTCCCGCTGTGGCGATGGCATTGTAGAAGGACCTGAGCAGTGTGACTGTGGTTCTAACTGTGAAAGGCACCCATGCTGTGACACCAGATGTCAGCTGAGAGAGCATGCAGAATGTAGTGATGGACTCTGCTGTGATAAATGTCGCCTGAGATACCAGGGATTCATGTGCCGTGCTGCTCTGGGAGAGTGTGACCTCCCAGAGTATTGTAATGGTTCCTCGGGAGAATGTCCCAGAGACAGCTATAAGCTAGATGGTACCATGTGTGACAGAATTCACTACTGTGCTGGAGGTCGGTGTAAGAACCCTGACAATCAGTGCATGGATATATACGGGTCCCCTGCAAGGTCTGCCCCAGAAATGTGTTACGTTTCAATGAACACAAGAGGGGACCGGTTTGGAAACTGTGGTACCACCAGCTCACCGAGGTTAACATATCTGAAGTGTGCAGATGATAACATATTTTGTGGCAAACTTATATGTACAAATGTTAGAGAGATACCACAACTCAAACCCAATCATACACTGATCCAGGTCGCTCACAAAGATGACTGGTGCTGGAGCATGGATGCCTATGGCACTGCTGATGTCCCTGATGATGGAGATGCACACACTGGCACTCTCTGTGCCCCACACAAAGTCTGCATGAATCACTTGTGTACTGATTACACCTCACTTGGGTACAACTGTGAGACAACAGAACTGTGTAACGGGAAAGGAGTTTGCAACAATTTTAGGCACTGCCATTGTGAGGATGGCTATGCTCCCCCCGACTGCAAAACTCCTGGAAATGGGGGTAGTGTGGACAGTGGCTCCTCTGGTAAACCAAGGGACAGTATCGACAATAATCCAAgtgaagaagaaagcaaaagtcaTGATTCAGAGGTTGTTAATTTTCAcagaaacagtgaaaataaagatgaaagccAGAGCCTTGACAAGATACTGTATATAGTCCCCCTTTttctcttagcaatatttttagcTCTAGTTATTGCTGCCAGTTTTCGGGCTAGAAAGGATATGTCACAGTGCTCACAAGAGGACCTCGAAGAATCCGAAGAAGAAGCTGTTCAAATAGAGGAGGCAGTCAGATAA